A window of the Oryza brachyantha chromosome 5, ObraRS2, whole genome shotgun sequence genome harbors these coding sequences:
- the LOC102711978 gene encoding cinnamoyl-CoA reductase-like SNL6 has translation MGVLRSTQSMEAEVEEMRAALLRHGAGAWRSGAAAKRAAGAEEGAAPEARTVCVTGGISFVGLAVVDRLLRHGYIVRLALETQEDLDKLQEMEMFGENGSDGVWTVMANVMDQDSLNRAFNGCVGVFHTSSLVDPGGISGYTKHMAILEARAAEQVVEACVRTESVRKCVFTSSLLACVWRQSYPHHRRFPTIIDESCWSDESFCRENKLWFALGKTMAEKAAWRAARGRDLKLVTICPALVTGPGFRRRNSTPSIAYLKGAHAMLAEGLLATADVERVAEAHVRVYEAMSGAGGGAGGRYICYDHVVRSGEEFAELRRQLGLPISRRGFSDGGGDGDARFALCNGKLARLVSSRRRCTYDVYYPASYD, from the exons ATGGGGGTGCTGCGGAGCACGCAGAGCATGGAGGccgaggtggaggagatgCGGGCCGCGCTGCTCCGCCACGGCGCGGGCGCCTGGAGGTCGGGGGCCGCGGCGAAGCGGGCCGccggggcggaggagggggccGCGCCCGAGGCCCGCACCGTGTGCGTCACCGGCGGGATATCGTTCGTggggctcgccgtcgtcgaccgcCTCCTCCGGCACGGGTACATCGTCCGGCTCGCCCTCGAGACGCAAG AGGACCTGGACAAGCTGCAAGAGATGGAGATGTTTGGTGAGAATGGCAGCGACGGAGTCTGGACCGTGATGGCAAATGTAATGGACCAAGATAGCTTGAACCGAGCATTCAATGGTTGTGTTGGCGTCTTCCACACATCATCCCTCGTCGATCCAGGGGGTATCTCTGGCTACACG AAACACATGGCGATTCTGGAAGCCAGAGCGGCGGAGCAGGTGGTCGAAGCCTGCGTCAGGACAGAGTCAGTGAGGAAGTGTGTTTTCACCTCGTCGCTACTGGCATGTGTGTGGAGGCAAAGCTACCCTCATCACCGTCGCTTTCCCACCATCATCGACGAGAGCTGTTGGAGCGACGAGAGCTTCTGCCGCGAAAACAAG CTGTGGTTTGCTCTGGGTAAGACGATGGCGGAGAAGGCGGCGTGGAGGGCAGCACGGGGCAGAGACCTGAAGCTCGTGACGATATGCCCGGCGCTGGTCACCGGCCCGGGATTCCGCCGGCGAAACTCTACTCCGTCCATCGCCTACCTCAAAG GAGCGCACGCGATGCTGGCGGAGGGCCTGCTGGCGACGGCGGACGTGGAGAGGGTAGCCGAGGCGCACGTCCGCGTCTATGAGGCGatgagcggcgccggcggcggggccggcggGCGGTACATCTGCTACGACCACGTCGTCCGGAGCGGCGAGGAGTTCGCGGAGCTGCGGCGGCAACTGGGCCTCCCGATCTCGCGGCGCGGCTtctccgacggcggcggcgacggcgacgcccggTTCGCGCTCTGCAACGGGAAGCTGGCGAGGCTGGTGTCCTCGCGGAGGAGGTGCACCTATGACGTGTACTACCCCGCCTCATACGACTAA
- the LOC102712259 gene encoding polygalacturonase At1g48100-like: MRLEIKGLTFMLLLVLLVLCSGVSLSDARSGKHWRQNRAPSTSLLRRKGKGKTSNSHKQYGKGNQNPYQPSPGTIPKVPVNPSESPVQGKGNQGPTIPTPSSGSGHKLPSPAPPLPPLLPPTQPPAAPSHNTVFNVVDFGARGDGVTDDTQAFEAAWAAACKVEASTVLVPSEHEFVVGPISFSGPYCKPNILFQLDGTILAQTSTRAWGSGLLQWLEFTKLSGISIQGSGIINGRGQEWWTYSDSNDDNDVDAYNVELENMPQIKPTALRFYGSSNVTVTGITIVNSSQCHLKFDSCQGVMVHDLTISSPENSPNTDGIHLQNSKEVSIHHTNLACGDDCVSIQAGCSDINIHNINCGPGHGISIGGLGRYNTKACVSNVTVRDVNMFKTMTGVRIKTWQGGSGLVQGIRFSNIQVSEVQTPIIIDQFYCDRTTCRNQTSAVAVSGVQYENIRGTFTIKPAHFACSDSSPCSEITLTGIQLKPLIVPQYHLYNPFCWQAFGELFTPTIPPISCLQIGKPSGNNVMSDHDLC, translated from the exons ATGAGGCTTGAGATAAAAGGTCTCACCTTCATGCTTCTCCTTGTCTTGCTCGTTCTGTGCTCCGGTGTCAGTTTATCTGACGCAAGAAGTGGCAAGCATTGGAGGCAAAACAGAGCACCCTCCACCTCTCTGCTGCGAAGAAAAGGGAAAGGAAAGACCAGCAATTCCCACAAGCAATATGGCAAAGGGAATCAGAACCCATACCAGCCAAGCCCCGGCACAATCCCGAAGGTGCCCGTCAACCCGAGCGAAAGCCCTGTCCAGGGAAAAGGAAATCAGGGTCCAACAATACCAACACCAAGCAGTGGAAGTGGCCATAAATTGCCATCTCCGGCACCACCGCTGCCACCATTGCTGCCGCCAACACAGCCACCAGCAGCCCCATCACACAACACGGTCTTCAATGTGGTTGATTTTGGAGCCCGTGGAGATGGAGTTACAGATGATACTCAG GCTTTTGAAGCAGCATGGGCAGCAGCATGCAAGGTGGAGGCATCTACAGTTCTTGTACCATCTGAACATGAGTTTGTCGTTGGCCCAATCTCATTTTCTGGGCCTTACTGCAAACCAAACATTCTATTCCAG CTAGATGGAACTATTTTAGCTCAAACCAGTACAAGAGCATGGGGTTCTGGTTTGCTTCAATGGCTTGAGTTCACAAAACTTAGTGGAATATCAATCCAAGGAAGTGGTATCATCAACGGTCGGGGACAAGAATGGTGGACCTATTCAGATTCAAATGATGACAATGATGTTGATGCT TACAATGTGGAGCTGGAGAATATGCCACAGATTAAACCTACA GCATTGAGGTTTTATGGTAGTTCCAATGTCACAGTAACTGGTATCACCATTGTAAACAGCTCACAGTGCCATCTCAAGTTCGATAGTTGTCAAGGAGTAATGGTTCATGACCTGACGATTTCATCACCTGAGAATAGTCCCAACACTGATGGAATACACCTGCAAAACTCCAAAGAAGTCAGCATTCACCACACTAACCTGGCTTGTG GTGATGATTGTGTTTCCATCCAGGCGGGCTGCAGTgacataaatatacataacatTAACTGTGGACCAGGTCATGGGATCAGCATTGGTGGTCTAGGGAGGTACAACACAAAAGCATGTGTATCCAATGTCACTGTAAGAGATGTCAACATGTTCAAAACAATGACTGGTGTCAGAATCAAGACTTGGCAG GGTGGTTCTGGGTTGGTTCAAGGCATAAGGTTCTCAAATATACAAGTGTCAGAAGTCCAAACACCTATCATAATAGACCAGTTTTACTGTGACAGAACAACCTGCAGAAACCAAACATCAGCGGTGGCAGTTTCAGGTGTCCAGTATGAGAATATCAGGGGGACCTTCACAATCAAACCTGCCCATTTTGCATGCAGTGACAGCTCACCTTGTTCAGAGATCACTCTTACTGGAATACAGCTCAAACCCCTAATAGTGCCACAATATCACTTGTACAACCCGTTCTGCTGGCAAGCGTTTGGAGAGTTGTTCACCCCCACCATCCCTCCCATATCCTGCTTGCAGATCGGCAAACCATCTGGGAACAATGTGATGTCAGATCATGATCTATGTTGA